From one Solanum stenotomum isolate F172 chromosome 12, ASM1918654v1, whole genome shotgun sequence genomic stretch:
- the LOC125849152 gene encoding bet1-like protein At4g14600 codes for MASSSHRGGDFYGAASHRSRDGLSTRPVGGSDEIQLRIDPMHGDLDDEITGLRKQVKQLRNVAQEIESEAKYQNDFINQLQMTLMKAQAGVKNNMRRLNRSIIREGSNHVMHVVLFALFCFFVIYWLAKFSRR; via the exons ATGGCTTCTAGCTCTCATAGAGGTGGTGATTTCTACGGTGCGGCTTCCCACAGATCCAG AGATGGATTGAGTACGAGGCCAGTAGGTGGTTCAGATGAAATACAGTTGCGGATTGATCCCATGCACGGAGACCTGGATGATGAGATCACTGGTCTTCGGAAGCAAGTAAAACAGCTCAGAAAT GTAGCACAAGAAATTGAGTCGGAAGCAAAGTATCAGAATGATTTTATTAACCAACTG CAAATGACGTTGATGAAAGCTCAAGCAGGAGTAAAGAACAACATGAGAAGGTTGAACAGGAGTATCATCCGGGAAGGATCAAACCATGTGATGCATGTGGTTCTTTTTGCACTATTTTGCTTCTTTGTGATATATTGGTTGGCCAAGTTTTCACGGAGATAA
- the LOC125847526 gene encoding 14-3-3 protein 4, whose product MADSSREENVYLAKLAEQAERYEEMIEFMEKVAKTADVEELTVEERNLLSVAYKNVIGARRASWRIISSIEQKEESRGNEDHVNTIKEYRSKIEAELSKICDGILSLLESNLIPSASTAESKVFYLKMKGDYHRYLAEFKTGTERKEAAENTLLAYKSAQDIALAELAPTHPIRLGLALNFSVFYYEILNSPDRACNLAKQAFDEAISELDTLGEESYKDSTLIMQLLRDNLTLWTSDNVDDAGDDIKEASKPESGEGQQ is encoded by the exons ATGGCCGACTCTTCGCGTGAAGAAAATGTGTACTTGGCCAAGCTGGCTGAGCAGGCTGAGCGATATGAGGAAATGATTGAGTTCATGGAGAAGGTTGCAAAGACAGCAGATGTTGAGGAACTGACTGTTGAGGAAAGGAATCTTCTTTCAGTGGCCTACAAAAATGTAATTGGCGCAAGAAGAGCCTCATGGAGGATAATCTCTTCAATTGAGCAAAAGGAGGAAAGCCGTGGAAATGAAGACCATGTCAACACTATTAAAGAATACAGAAGCAAAATTGAGGCTGAACTTAGCAAGATCTGTGATGGGATTTTGAGCCTCCTTGAGTCCAATTTAATACCATCGGCCTCAACAGCTGAGTCCAAAGTTTTTTACTTGAAGATGAAAGGTGACTACCATAGATACCTGGCTGAGTTTAAAACAGGGACAGAGAGGAAAGAAGCCGCTGAGAACACTTTGTTGGCATACAAGTCTGCTCAG GATATTGCTTTGGCTGAACTGGCTCCTACTCACCCAATCAGGCTGGGACTTGCCCTTAACTTTTCCGTTTTCTATTATGAAATTCTCAACTCACCTGATCGTGCTTGTAACCTTGCGAAACAG GCATTTGATGAAGCCATCTCAGAGTTGGATACACTGGGTGAGGAATCTTACAAGGACAGTACATTGATCATGCAACTTCTCCGAGACAATCTCACTCTTTGGACTTCAGACAATGtg GATGATGCTGGGGATGATATCAAGGAAGCTTCAAAACCTGAGTCAGGCGAGGGGCAGCAGTGA